The Catenuloplanes niger genome includes a window with the following:
- the bla gene encoding class A beta-lactamase: protein MQILKIVTAAVAVVALTPATASATGVYQRLEQEYDARLGVYAVDTGTGRTVTFRPDERFAYASTFKALAAAAVLDRTTDAELRRVVRYTAADLVDYSPVTELHVDEGMTLAAIAEAAITVSDNTAGNLLFRELGGPDGLERALRAIGDRTTSVDRIETELNTAIPGDRRDTSTPRALATDLRAYALGGELCRSDRERLTAWLRANTTGAETIRAGVPAGWVVGDKTGSGGYGTRNDIAVLWPPAGAPIVLAVLSTRDTADAKYDNALLADAAAAVVDRLGH, encoded by the coding sequence GTGCAGATCCTGAAGATCGTGACCGCGGCGGTCGCGGTGGTCGCGCTGACGCCGGCGACGGCGTCCGCGACCGGCGTCTACCAGCGGCTGGAGCAGGAGTACGACGCGCGCCTCGGCGTCTACGCGGTGGACACCGGCACCGGCCGGACCGTCACGTTCCGGCCGGACGAACGGTTCGCGTACGCGTCCACGTTCAAGGCGCTGGCCGCGGCCGCGGTGCTGGACCGCACCACGGACGCGGAGCTGCGGCGGGTGGTCCGGTACACGGCCGCGGACCTGGTCGACTACTCGCCGGTCACCGAGCTGCACGTGGACGAGGGCATGACGCTCGCCGCGATCGCCGAGGCCGCGATCACGGTCAGCGACAACACGGCCGGCAACCTGCTCTTCCGCGAGCTGGGCGGCCCGGACGGCCTGGAGCGGGCGCTGCGCGCGATCGGCGACCGCACCACCTCGGTCGACCGGATCGAGACCGAGCTGAACACCGCGATCCCGGGTGACCGGCGGGACACCAGCACGCCCCGCGCGCTCGCCACCGACCTGCGCGCCTACGCGCTCGGCGGCGAGCTGTGCCGCAGCGACCGGGAGCGGCTCACCGCGTGGCTGCGGGCGAACACCACCGGCGCGGAGACGATCCGTGCGGGCGTGCCGGCCGGCTGGGTGGTCGGCGACAAGACCGGCTCCGGCGGGTACGGCACGCGCAACGACATCGCGGTCCTCTGGCCACCGGCCGGCGCGCCGATCGTGCTCGCGGTGCTGTCCACCCGCGACACCGCGGACGCGAAGTACGACAACGCGCTGCTGGCGGACGCGGCCGCCGCGGTCGTGGACCGCCTGGGCCACTGA
- a CDS encoding LysR family transcriptional regulator: MDLLAASRAFVAVARHGSFTVGAAALRIPQSVASRRVSALEEHLGGTLLDRSSRAVTLTPFGAGLLPAAQRLIRLADTLEHDAERARRRPFRLAVPAICPPAALARLVAAARAHDLHLDLSTGSRADGADGAAVIAVPPDVGVWVVPLGLASVAGPVAHVDSLRPAKADAGSTGRRLWIQPEDDVPHVRDRVIRTGAATGLRPAQIVLAGSLVEAAAEALAGADLLLCSAAQAADLGLPWAPAADLEVARGYDVTAGPRAELTLLRTVLRVPVGHCLGAGR, from the coding sequence ATGGACCTCCTGGCGGCCAGCCGTGCGTTCGTGGCCGTGGCCCGGCACGGCAGCTTCACGGTCGGCGCGGCCGCGCTGCGCATCCCGCAGTCCGTCGCGTCCCGGCGGGTCTCCGCGCTGGAGGAGCACCTCGGCGGCACGCTGCTGGACCGGTCGTCGCGCGCGGTCACGCTGACCCCGTTCGGCGCCGGGCTGCTGCCGGCCGCGCAGCGCCTGATCCGGCTCGCCGACACGCTCGAGCACGACGCGGAACGCGCCCGCCGCCGCCCGTTCCGGCTCGCCGTGCCCGCGATCTGCCCACCGGCCGCGCTGGCCCGCCTGGTCGCCGCGGCCCGCGCGCACGACCTGCACCTGGACCTGTCCACGGGCTCGCGGGCCGACGGCGCCGACGGGGCCGCGGTGATCGCCGTGCCGCCGGACGTCGGGGTGTGGGTGGTGCCGCTGGGCCTGGCCTCGGTCGCCGGCCCGGTCGCGCACGTCGACAGTCTCCGGCCGGCGAAGGCCGACGCCGGGAGCACCGGACGGCGACTGTGGATCCAGCCGGAGGACGACGTCCCGCACGTACGCGACCGGGTGATCCGGACCGGTGCCGCGACCGGCCTGCGCCCGGCGCAGATCGTGCTGGCCGGCTCGCTGGTCGAGGCCGCCGCCGAGGCCCTGGCCGGCGCCGACCTGCTGCTCTGCTCCGCCGCGCAGGCCGCGGACCTGGGCCTGCCCTGGGCACCCGCGGCCGACCTGGAGGTGGCGCGCGGCTACGACGTGACGGCCGGGCCGCGCGCGGAGCTGACGCTGCTCCGCACGGTGCTGCGCGTACCGGTGGGCCACTGTCTGGGGGCCGGCCGGTGA